The following are from one region of the Carassius auratus strain Wakin chromosome 43, ASM336829v1, whole genome shotgun sequence genome:
- the LOC113061875 gene encoding uncharacterized protein LOC113061875: MHNVLAALTKLKAMHSEYRDIFISDAATFEFLPDELHDTEEKQEVVVSEQDEQHVSTEEKDELRPGLTLDTCMQPLDIGQDLLSYGEGIFSIAPAQGKKPVGFFKVPKLEAMAFPVQFPTGQNTIDEARQVALSPSMYFNARLFCVDTRFAKDQSYLFFAQFVTETHMARNSMSIQLRKGKPVTKDGRRISNKLLQDDLEVERLVHSRDATRFMQPLRGTPSYWEKTLRDLQAMIRQLGNPTFFCTFSAAEMRWPEVITAIKAQQGEEVDFSELDWTTKCEILRSNPVTVMRMFEKRVDALMNHLLLSPAQPIGEVEDYFYRVEFQARGSPHIHLLAWVKGAPEFENQSDQVVCDFIDRYITCQLPDPTTDPELHQIVTEVQLHSRKHSKSCKKGNVLCRYGFPKLPMSSTTITRPRPQRPEEDENEEQHHQERKKRRQDAPQRPQEDENEDQHQQERKKRRQDAARKAMKEARNKLKPVWDLLNDPQASFDNLSDLLTKCNLSMDDYCKYAEALSTSNVILLKRDPKEAWVNGYNPDLLRAWNANMDIQFVLDSFSCIMYMLSYISKPEHEMNDYLKTVIKGVRETNVNEEDEMKQIMQAYSKHRQVSAQESVARTCSLPLKKCSRNVVFIPTDDDALRMSLPRSVLHSKDPDSEDVWMSGIIEKYRARPRTLEFEKMCLADFVSNYRVVYGRQTKGKNVLPLLNDMGFIQKRTVGKAAIVRYARFSEEKQPEKFCGTMVKLYVPHRVNEQLKPQGFPTYQEFYKRGLVELPSHPNFRFPVRGLVKAQQKKFEKHGKKVDEAYEQLQREGPSENAWCAFAPEIDVDRMECIAEQQDVHPEENEQDDVPEYQIRREDGDGVVPQIEAPQMTNEYLRKMFRSLNETQAAIFYTVRQWCQKRVWGHNPEQFFYFLSGGAGCGKSHVIKCIHAEATKILRQLPRLREEGDLSVPTVLLSAFTGTAAFNISGKTLHSLLKLPRSLKPPYQGLGNALDEVRAGLRDVEIIIIDEISMVSKDLFTYVNWRFQQIKGSKKPFGGISCLVVGDYYQLPPLGKAKPLCVYEEDMLDFWKDHFQIITLTEIMRQKEDLAFAQLLNRLRVRQKTEALREDDRALLFQAVKKPEDCPRDALHIFATNKEVDKYNTEIVQALFADIITIDAEDYRKDPRTGRMKRLNKPVTGKKDDLLDTMQVAVGVRVMVTRNLDVEDGIVNGCFGTIANIVTKAKDGIDTVQMLGLQLDNPNAGQKHRKKVRGEEDVLVYIERSEESLRKGAVRRQFPIKLAYACTAHKVQGMTMHSAVVSLKKIFEPGMAYVALSRTTSLQGLHITDFDDKKIYADPEITTSLQSMRRARVEEIMPLLQHVRENRQEQTLTIIHHNTEGLASHMEDIRCHHELQLADVLCLTETHLTGSSTSDLQLEGYNLFTRNRHVSYSTHQELGRKNGGGVAIYCKEHIPTQPRQYIQNVTDLEFAVIKLDSPIKAAVVAVYRPPQYSVGDFLTNLNSMLDYLDLTHNDLVIICGDFNEDLLHPGKKPILELFQSRGYTQLITSATTEKHTLLDHIYISNPDFCHQSGVLETYHSYHNPVYCVLRFFP; the protein is encoded by the coding sequence ATGCACAATGTGCTAGCAGCATTAACAAAACTGAAAGCGATGCATTCAGAATATAGGGACATCTTTATAAGTGATGCTGCCACATTTGAATTTCTCCCTGATGAGCTGCATGACACAGAGGAGAAACAGGAAGTCGTTGTCTCTGAACAGGATGAGCAGCATGTCAGCACAGAAGAAAAGGATGAGCTCAGGCCTGGCCTCACTCTGGACACATGCATGCAGCCACTCGACATTGGACAGGACTTACTGTCGTACGGTGAGGGAATCTTCAGCATTGCGCCTGCTCAAGGGAAAAAGCCAGTCGGATTTTTCAAGGTTCCCAAATTGGAAGCCATGGCCTTCCCCGTACAGTTTCCCACTGGACAGAACACAATTGATGAGGCACGACAAGTTGCATTATCACCAAGCATGTATTTCAATGCTAGACTGTTCTGCGTGGATACTCGTTTTGCCAAAGACCAGAGTTATCTCTTCTTTGCGCAGTTTGTCACTGAAACGCACATGGCTAGAAACAGCATGTCTATCCAGTTGCGAAAGGGCAAACCCGTTACAAAAGATGGACGTAGAATCTCCAACAAGCTTCTTCAGGATGATCTTGAGGTCGAAAGATTGGTCCACAGCCGTGACGCAACAAGGTTTATGCAACCCCTGAGAGGCACTCcatcttattgggagaaaacgttGAGAGATCTACAGGCCATGATCAGGCAGTTAGGGAATCctacttttttttgcacattcagtGCAGCCGAAATGCGATGGCCAGAAGTGATAACGGCAATCAAGGCTCAGCAAGGTGAAGAGGTCGACTTTTCAGAGCTTGACTGGACAACGAAATGTGAAATCCTCCGAAGTAACCCCGTCACCGTCATGCGGATGTTTGAAAAACGAGTGGATGCATTAATGAATCATCTGCTTTTGTCACCTGCTCAACCCATCGGCGAAGTCGAGGATTACTTTTATCGTGTGGAGTTTCAAGCTAGAGGAAGCCCACACATTCATCTGCTGGCCTGGGTAAAGGGGGCACCCGAATTCGAAAATCAGTCCGACCAAGTAGTGTGTGACTTTATTGACCGTTACATAACCTGCCAGTTGCCGGACCCTACCACCGATCCCGAGCTTCATCAAATTGTCACCGAAGTTCAGCTTCACAGCAGGAAGCACTCCAAATCTTGCAAGAAAGGAAATGTGTTGTGTAGATATGGGTTCCCTAAACTTCCCATGTCAAGCACCACCATCACCCGTCCACGACCACAACGTCCCGAGGAAGATGAAAACGAAGAGCAACACCaccaagagagaaagaagaggagacAGGACGCTCCACAACGTCCTCAGGAAGATGAAAACGAAGACCAACACcaacaagagagaaagaagagaagacagGACGCTGCTCGAAAAGCAATGAAAGAAGCCAGGAATAAACTCAAGCCAGTGTGGGACTTGTTAAACGATCCCCAGGCCTCCTTTGACAACCTGTCAGACTTGCTGACCAAATGTAATCTGTCCATGGATGATTACTGTAAATACGCTGAGGCACTGTCCACTTCAAATGTGATTTTGCTGAAGCGTGATCCAAAGGAGGCTTGGGTGAATGGCTACAACCCAGATTTGCTGAGGGCATGGAACGCTAACATGGACATACAGTTCGTTCTTGACTCTTTCAGCTGCATCATGTATATGTTGTCCTACATTTCCAAGCCAGAACACGAAATGAATGATTACCTGAAGACCGTGATCAAGGGTGTTCGGGAAACCAACGTAAACGAAGAGGACGAAATGAAGCAGATAATGCAGGCCTACTCCAAACACAGGCAAGTGAGTGCTCAGGAGTCTGTGGCACGGACATGCAGCTTACCATTGAAGAAGTGTTCACGAAATGTTGTGTTTATACCGACGGATGATGATGCCCTGAGGATGAGTTTGCCCCGTAGTGTCCTACACAGCAAAGATCCTGATTCAGAGGATGTCTGGATGTCAGGTATTATAGAGAAATACAGAGCAAGGCCTCGAACACTGGAGTTTGAAAAGATGTGCCTTGCAGACTTTGTGTCTAATTACCGTGTTGTGTATGGTCGGCAAACTAAAGGAAAGAATGTCCTCCCACTCCTCAACGATATGGGATTTATTCAGAAGAGAACTGTTGGTAAGGCTGCAATTGTCAGGTATGCTCGCTTTTCGGAGGAGAAGCAACCGGAGAAGTTTTGCGGAACAATGGTAAAACTTTACGTGCCACATCGTGTCAACGAACAGCTGAAACCTCAAGGGTTTCCAACGTATCAGGAGTTTTACAAAAGGGGACTTGTAGAACTCCCGTCACACCCCAATTTCCGATTCCCTGTCCGTGGCTTAGTTAAAGCACAACAGAAGAAGTTTGAAAAGCACGGCAAAAAAGTGGACGAAGCATATGAACAGCTGCAGCGGGAAGGACCATCTGAGAATGCTTGGTGTGCTTTCGCCCCTGAAATCGACGTTGATCGGATGGAGTGTATTGCAGAACAACAAGACGTCCACCCAGAAGAAAATGAACAGGATGATGTTCCAGAATACCAGATTCGTCGTGAAGATGGAGACGGCGTCGTACCACAGATTGAGGCACCACAGATGACCAATGAATATCTGAGGAAGATGTTTAGGAGTCTAAATGAGACGCAGGCAGCAATTTTTTACACTGTCCGCCAGTGGTGTCAGAAGCGTGTGTGGGGTCACAATCCAGagcagtttttttactttttgtcaggCGGTGCAGGTTGTGGGAAATCGCACGTCATCAAGTGCATACACGCGGAAGCAACTAAGATTCTGCGACAACTCCCTCGACTCCGGGAAGAAGGGGATCTCTCCGTGCCCACGGTGTTGTTGTCTGCGTTTACTGGAACTGCAGCATTCAACATCTCTGGAAAAACACTGCATTCCCTTTTAAAACTGCCAAGGAGTCTGAAGCCACCTTATCAAGGACTTGGGAACGCCCTTGATGAAGTGAGAGCAGGATTACGCGACGTGGAGATTATTATCATCGACGAAATATCGATGGTTTCAAAGGATCTGTTCACATACGTAAACTGGAGATTTCAGCAGATCAAAGGCAGCAAGAAACCTTTTGGAGGAATATCTTGCCTCGTCGTAGGGGATTATTATCAACTGCCACCGCTTGGTAAAGCCAAACCGCTCTGTGTGTATGAAGAGGATATGCTGGACTTCTGGAAGGACCATTTTCAAATCATCACACTCACAGAGATCATGCGGCAGAAGGAAGACCTCGCTTTCGCTCAACTGTTGAACCGACTACGAGTGAGGCAGAAGACCGAAGCTCTCAGGGAAGATGATCGAGCTTTGTTATTCCAGGCTGTGAAGAAGCCAGAAGACTGTCCACGTGATGCTCTACACATATTCGCCACTAACAAAGAGGTTGACAAGTACAATACCGAGATTGTACAGGCCCTCTTCGCTGACATCATAACAATTGATGCCGAAGACTACAGGAAAGACCCAAGAACAGGAAGGATGAAGCGATTAAACAAACCTGTCACTGGAAAAAAGGACGACTTGCTGGACACAATGCAAGTTGCAGTGGGAGTTCGTGTGATGGTAACCAGGAACCTGGATGTAGAAGATGGAATTGTCAATGGATGTTTTGGCACGATTGCAAACATCGTCACCAAAGCAAAAGATGGAATTGACACCGTacaaatgttaggacttcaacttGACAATCCGAACGCCGGTCAGAAACACCGTAAAAAGGTACGAGGTGAAGAAGACGTCTTGGTTTACATTGAGAGATCTGAAGAAAGTCTGAGGAAAGGAGCCGTTCGTCGACAGTTTCCCATTAAGCTAGCTTACGCCTGCACAGCCCACAAAGTACAAGGCATGACAATGCACTCTGCAGTAGTGTCATTGAAGAAGATTTTTGAGCCGGGAATGGCCTACGTTGCCCTCAGCAGAACGACATCTCTACAAGGATTACACATTACGGATTTCGACGACAAGAAGATATATGCTGATCCTGAAATCACAACCTCTTTGCAAAGCATGAGAAGAGCAAGAGTTGAAGAAATCATGCCACTTTTGCAGCATGTGAGGGAAAATAGGCAGGAACAGACACTCACCATCATCCATCACAACACGGAAGGACTGGCATCTCACATGGAGGATATCAGATGCCATCATGAGCTACAACTCGCCGATGTTCTGTGTTTAACAGAAACACACCTGACTGGATCGTCTACTTCAGATCTCCAATTGGAAGGATACAACTTGTTCACACGCAACAGGCATGTCTCCTACTCCACACATCAAGAACTTGGAAGGAAAAATGGAGGTGGAGTCGCAATATATTGCAAGGAGCACATTCCAACTCAGCCCAGgcaatatatacaaaatgtgaCTGATCTGGAGTTTGCTGTGATCAAGTTGGATTCCCCAATAAAAGCAGCAGTCGTAGCTGTGTATAGGCCACCACAGTACAGTGTTGGAGATTTCTTGACCAACCTGAACAGTATGCTGGATTACCTGGACCTCACACACAACGATCTCGTCATCATCTGTGGAGATTTCAACGAGGACCTCCTACACCCTGGAAAAAAACCTATTCTGGAGTTGTTTCAATCTCGAGGATACACGCAACTGATTACATCAGCGACGACGGAAAAGCACACACTACTTGACCACATCTACATTTCAAATCCGGACTTCTGTCATCAATCGGGCGTGTTAGAGACCTACCACAGTTACCACAATCCTGTGTACTGTGTATTGCGTTTTTTTCCATAG